The Pedobacter mucosus genome window below encodes:
- a CDS encoding 2Fe-2S iron-sulfur cluster-binding protein yields MKDLNNKEESYDLTEDENDILNQIGLSDGASRRRFLKQLSAASLSVLASAYFTTDLFAATMKDLPDEVKVLLNEVKVNLRVNNMVKPLTLDSRTTLLDTLREKLALTGSKKGCDHGQCGACTVIVDGKRRLSCLTLAASCEGKEITTIEGLAENGQLHPMQQAFLKHDGFQCGYCTPGQICSSVALLEEAKRGEASYVTVDFKDVKKNLVLSEEEIRERMSGNICRCGAYNNIVQAFKEVHSGDDEMPTWTFATPEQMAKARI; encoded by the coding sequence ATGAAAGATTTAAACAATAAAGAAGAATCATATGATTTGACAGAAGATGAAAATGACATCTTAAATCAAATCGGTCTGAGTGATGGAGCTTCACGACGAAGATTTCTTAAACAACTCTCTGCAGCAAGTTTAAGTGTGTTGGCCTCTGCATATTTTACTACAGATTTATTTGCCGCTACGATGAAAGACCTACCAGATGAAGTTAAGGTCCTTCTTAATGAAGTGAAAGTTAACCTGCGGGTAAATAACATGGTAAAACCGTTAACATTAGATTCTCGTACCACCTTGCTTGATACACTTCGTGAAAAACTAGCTTTAACGGGTTCGAAGAAAGGCTGTGATCATGGCCAATGTGGTGCATGTACGGTTATTGTCGATGGCAAACGTAGACTTTCTTGCCTAACACTCGCAGCATCATGCGAAGGCAAAGAAATCACTACGATTGAAGGATTAGCAGAAAATGGCCAGCTTCATCCTATGCAACAAGCTTTCCTCAAGCATGATGGTTTTCAATGTGGCTATTGCACACCCGGTCAAATCTGCTCTTCTGTGGCGCTTTTAGAGGAAGCGAAACGTGGAGAAGCAAGTTATGTAACTGTAGATTTTAAAGACGTAAAAAAGAATTTAGTGCTCTCAGAAGAAGAAATCAGGGAAAGGATGTCTGGAAATATATGTAGATGTGGCGCATATAATAATATTGTTCAGGCATTTAAGGAAGTTCATTCGGGTGATGATGAGATGCCAACCTGGACATTTGCAACACCAGAACAAATGGCAAAAGCAAGAATTTAA
- a CDS encoding FAD binding domain-containing protein, with protein MRPFTYTGAKNTAEALSAANANSKSHYLGGGTNLLDLMKEDVEQPNELIEISNLEHKQIVRNEKGGLTLGGMLSNAETANHPDVRTQYPLLAMAMLSAATAQIRNMATNGGNLLQRTRCPYFFEVSMPCNKREPGTGCGALKGMNALHAIFGWNNKCVAVHPSDMAVALAAIGATIEMKKADGSSRMIEISDFHRLPGDTPEKDTNLMPGELITAIHLSKADFSTHYHYLKIRERASYAFAIISVAAGLQITDGKITKAGLAMGGVAHKPWKLTNAENYLSGKTPNQANFEAAAKLAMKDARPLADNKYKVEMGEKAIIRALTLAFQKEA; from the coding sequence ATGAGACCATTTACTTATACTGGTGCAAAAAATACCGCAGAAGCATTAAGCGCTGCAAATGCAAATTCAAAATCACATTACTTAGGTGGCGGAACCAATTTATTGGATTTGATGAAAGAAGATGTTGAGCAACCTAATGAACTTATTGAAATTTCAAACCTCGAGCATAAACAAATCGTTCGAAATGAAAAAGGAGGTTTAACGCTTGGCGGAATGCTTAGTAACGCAGAAACAGCTAATCATCCTGATGTTAGAACTCAATATCCATTGCTAGCTATGGCGATGCTCTCTGCAGCAACGGCACAAATACGAAATATGGCAACTAATGGAGGGAATTTGTTACAACGTACCCGTTGTCCATATTTTTTTGAAGTATCAATGCCTTGTAACAAGCGAGAACCTGGTACCGGATGTGGTGCCTTAAAAGGTATGAATGCGCTTCACGCAATTTTTGGTTGGAATAATAAATGTGTTGCGGTTCATCCGTCAGATATGGCAGTAGCGCTGGCAGCTATTGGGGCAACGATAGAAATGAAGAAAGCTGATGGATCTTCAAGGATGATAGAAATTAGCGACTTTCACCGCTTACCAGGCGATACGCCTGAAAAAGATACCAACCTAATGCCCGGAGAATTGATTACCGCTATTCACCTTTCAAAAGCAGATTTTTCTACGCATTACCACTATTTAAAAATCCGTGAACGTGCAAGTTATGCTTTTGCAATCATCTCTGTTGCAGCCGGCTTACAAATTACAGATGGCAAAATTACTAAAGCTGGATTAGCTATGGGTGGCGTAGCACATAAACCTTGGAAACTTACAAATGCTGAAAATTACTTATCAGGGAAAACTCCAAACCAAGCAAATTTTGAAGCGGCAGCTAAACTTGCCATGAAAGATGCTAGGCCATTAGCAGATAATAAATATAAAGTTGAAATGGGTGAAAAAGCAATTATTAGGGCGTTGACACTCGCATTTCAAAAAGAAGCGTAA
- a CDS encoding DinB family protein, whose protein sequence is MINLRFECEVLRASRNRLLELIEISNYEILFRIPDGFNNNVIWQIGHCITSQQRHMYMRSGLPMYISEEFMEFFKIGSSPKSWKTIPDINEVKRLLIDTVNHLESDLKSGLFVNYSPFELPIGFQVKNHVQALQAANYHEAEHSGKIFTYLTLLSHKIKIH, encoded by the coding sequence ATGATTAATTTACGTTTCGAATGTGAAGTTTTAAGAGCTAGCAGGAATAGGCTATTAGAATTAATAGAGATAAGCAATTATGAAATATTATTTAGAATTCCAGATGGTTTCAATAATAATGTAATTTGGCAAATTGGTCATTGTATCACTTCTCAACAGAGGCATATGTATATGCGTAGCGGATTGCCAATGTATATATCTGAAGAATTTATGGAGTTCTTCAAAATTGGATCATCTCCAAAATCTTGGAAGACTATTCCCGATATTAACGAAGTGAAACGTTTATTGATTGATACAGTTAACCACCTTGAATCAGATTTGAAATCCGGATTATTTGTCAATTATTCACCCTTTGAGTTACCCATCGGCTTCCAAGTTAAAAATCATGTCCAAGCACTGCAAGCTGCAAACTATCATGAAGCCGAACATAGCGGAAAGATATTTACCTACCTTACTTTACTTAGTCACAAGATAAAAATACATTAA
- a CDS encoding DUF2461 family protein has translation MEKTLKFLADLKANNHQAWFMDHIGEYERAKSEVWEFAYIILTQLSVIDAKLNPDIEVERFISNLINIRPKKEISYHGFFDIAINPLDNDGNEPAYFIHIEPDDQSYISIRYVPDVFGLQVMRNYISKNTALLDTILQDCYSAGFVLEESSMMPALPKGYLIGTPGENYIRLKAYELKSAVDLLKDRNELIQDILITFKAALPFLQFFREGLRL, from the coding sequence ATGGAAAAAACTTTAAAATTTTTAGCCGACCTGAAAGCCAACAATCATCAGGCTTGGTTTATGGATCACATCGGTGAGTATGAAAGGGCAAAATCAGAGGTTTGGGAATTTGCATACATAATACTGACGCAGCTATCTGTTATAGACGCCAAGCTAAACCCCGACATAGAAGTAGAAAGATTTATTTCTAATTTAATAAATATACGTCCTAAAAAGGAAATCTCCTATCATGGTTTTTTCGACATAGCGATTAATCCGCTTGATAATGACGGGAATGAGCCCGCATACTTTATTCACATTGAACCTGATGACCAAAGTTATATTAGCATCAGATATGTACCTGATGTTTTCGGTTTGCAAGTAATGCGAAACTATATTTCTAAAAATACCGCACTACTCGACACCATTCTTCAGGATTGCTATTCAGCAGGATTCGTTTTAGAAGAATCCTCTATGATGCCGGCGCTTCCAAAAGGCTATCTTATTGGGACACCGGGCGAAAACTATATCAGACTAAAAGCATACGAACTAAAGAGCGCAGTAGATCTGTTGAAGGATAGGAATGAACTGATTCAGGATATACTTATAACTTTTAAAGCAGCCTTACCATTTTTACAATTTTTTCGCGAAGGTTTGAGATTATAA
- a CDS encoding helix-turn-helix domain-containing protein yields MKRTLLHLHTISEIFELFGLSNELYHPLVGVADFSKVCSQTYESVLLSADYYSIMFKNYPNDKFKYGRKLIDFQDGSLICMAPNQVIEIDQVEQSSQNIQGWGLFFHPDLIRSTSLNDKIKDYSFFSYETSEALHLSDKEKQVLNECINKIDSELRENIDAHSQTIIVSTIELLLNYCTRFYGRQFITRKTANNSVLVQLEKILSVYFDTDNLQEQGLPTVKYLSDKMHLSSSYLSDLLKKESGKNAQDHIHFYLIERAKSTLISTNKSVSEIAYGLGFDYPQYFNKLFKQKTGKTPLEFRNMN; encoded by the coding sequence ATGAAAAGAACACTTCTTCACCTGCATACAATCTCAGAGATCTTCGAGTTATTTGGTCTAAGCAATGAGCTATACCATCCTTTGGTTGGTGTAGCGGATTTTAGCAAGGTATGTAGCCAAACTTACGAAAGCGTCCTTTTATCGGCCGATTACTATTCGATAATGTTCAAAAATTACCCTAACGATAAATTTAAATATGGCAGGAAGCTCATTGATTTTCAGGATGGCAGTTTGATCTGTATGGCGCCCAACCAAGTCATTGAGATAGACCAGGTGGAGCAGTCCTCACAAAATATTCAAGGCTGGGGGTTGTTCTTTCATCCTGATCTGATCAGGTCGACTTCATTGAATGACAAAATAAAGGATTATAGTTTTTTTTCCTATGAAACATCCGAAGCACTTCATCTATCAGATAAAGAGAAACAGGTTTTAAATGAATGTATTAATAAAATTGATAGTGAGCTGAGAGAGAATATAGATGCACATAGCCAAACAATAATCGTTTCCACGATAGAACTATTGCTAAACTATTGTACCCGATTCTATGGCCGCCAATTTATAACCAGAAAAACCGCGAATAATTCTGTTCTTGTTCAACTCGAAAAAATTCTATCCGTTTATTTTGACACTGATAACCTACAGGAACAAGGTTTGCCCACGGTGAAATACTTATCAGATAAAATGCATTTATCTTCAAGCTATTTGAGTGATCTATTAAAAAAGGAAAGTGGTAAAAACGCTCAGGATCATATACATTTTTATTTAATTGAGAGAGCAAAAAGTACGTTGATCAGTACTAATAAATCGGTCAGTGAAATTGCTTATGGTTTAGGTTTTGATTATCCTCAGTACTTCAATAAACTGTTTAAGCAAAAAACCGGAAAGACGCCTTTGGAATTTAGAAATATGAACTAA
- a CDS encoding PRC-barrel domain-containing protein has protein sequence MNTGNIVYLKLEELSKVDYQLGDGEANITGWPVTDETEKTIGKVRDLLVDIEQNAVRYLIVDLDDSISGVEDKAVILPIGFVKLGEDKKEVVVPVLHENQFLEMPQYIIGEVTRDTELKIRSAIGSPAALRIEEEINENDHSEFYSHHHFDRGNIGNAGHDVQSIDTTQSSAFITPEPEMNSKFDIVDQSELNTAVNYENAQSTPNVHEQFNITTEEGTFTIEPQDNGTYRILEGENKIGVIYAEPAEEGVRWQTMDQLNDQFVSKIGDGITEHNSSSSDF, from the coding sequence ATGAATACTGGAAATATAGTATACCTAAAGCTCGAAGAATTATCAAAGGTAGATTATCAGTTAGGCGATGGAGAAGCTAATATTACAGGCTGGCCAGTAACGGACGAAACTGAAAAGACAATAGGTAAAGTTAGAGATTTGTTAGTTGATATAGAACAAAATGCGGTTCGCTATTTAATTGTCGACCTTGACGATTCGATATCAGGTGTAGAAGATAAAGCGGTCATTTTACCTATAGGTTTTGTAAAACTTGGAGAAGATAAAAAGGAGGTTGTTGTACCGGTTCTTCACGAAAACCAATTTTTAGAGATGCCTCAATACATTATTGGTGAAGTAACCAGAGATACTGAATTGAAAATAAGATCGGCTATTGGTAGTCCTGCAGCATTACGGATAGAAGAAGAAATTAATGAAAATGATCATTCAGAATTTTATAGCCATCATCATTTCGATAGAGGAAACATAGGGAATGCAGGTCATGATGTGCAATCAATTGACACTACTCAAAGTAGCGCATTTATTACTCCTGAACCTGAAATGAACTCTAAATTCGACATTGTTGATCAATCTGAATTAAATACGGCTGTGAATTATGAAAATGCACAATCGACTCCAAACGTTCACGAGCAATTCAATATCACTACCGAAGAAGGAACATTTACAATCGAGCCACAAGACAATGGCACATATAGAATTTTAGAAGGAGAAAATAAAATTGGAGTTATTTATGCGGAGCCAGCTGAAGAAGGAGTGCGCTGGCAAACAATGGATCAATTAAATGATCAGTTTGTTTCAAAAATAGGTGATGGCATTACAGAACATAATTCTTCATCTTCAGACTTTTAA
- a CDS encoding GNAT family N-acetyltransferase, translated as MPLQFVAKNSEGLEIGGVLGGIGCWNGLEISILWVKEEYRKQGLGSEILKHIENVAIEMELQFLC; from the coding sequence ATGCCCCTTCAATTTGTTGCCAAAAACAGTGAAGGCTTAGAAATTGGAGGTGTTTTAGGTGGGATAGGCTGCTGGAACGGCTTAGAAATCAGCATCCTATGGGTGAAAGAAGAATATAGGAAACAAGGGCTAGGTTCAGAGATTCTAAAACATATTGAAAATGTAGCCATAGAAATGGAGCTACAATTTCTATGCTAG
- a CDS encoding S41 family peptidase has protein sequence MKKTILLTTLLSFIIANSVVAHAKETNQIATFIKIWGFLKYHHPTVAKGKIDWDKEFTNGVNEVKISRSKEAINLYYTTWINGLGKLEKCKACRIKDVSEDKFNVNMNWLKDSTSLSPELIDKLMNIQANRNQNRNYYVNQVEGVGNTEFKNEKAYPDSIYPSKELRLLTLARYWKIVEYFYPYRYKTNQNWDAVLVEMIPKFESAADTTDYHLTILELTAKVNDSHAKFSTRNTNEYFGFKWVPFSFKIIGDKAVVTGFYNDSLCRKNDIRIGDTFMKIDGLPIATIVKKNSKYVGASNESVKLRDMYNILFNGNSETVETEFDRNGVVGKKNIDRVAYDKLNYKWNSSNIKDTVKILEGNVGYINLGNLQRNQVASTLAKVKNTNAIIFDIRNYPNQTMYLLADFLNVDRKAFVKTSIPNINHPGTFNFSKDLYCGQKNANYYSGKVVLLCNETTQSHAEFTMMALQTAPNVRIVGSQTSGADGNTSLITLPGGFKTWITGIGIYYPDGKETQRIGIVPDVKVTPTISGIRLAKDEVLEMAIQTINKT, from the coding sequence ATGAAAAAAACAATTCTACTCACTACCCTACTTTCTTTTATTATCGCAAATAGCGTAGTTGCACATGCAAAAGAAACAAACCAGATTGCAACTTTCATCAAGATATGGGGATTCCTTAAGTATCATCATCCTACGGTTGCAAAAGGTAAAATAGATTGGGACAAAGAATTTACAAATGGTGTAAATGAAGTAAAAATCTCAAGATCAAAAGAGGCGATTAATCTCTACTACACCACCTGGATTAACGGACTTGGCAAACTGGAAAAGTGTAAGGCCTGTAGGATTAAAGATGTAAGTGAAGATAAATTCAATGTTAACATGAACTGGTTAAAGGATTCGACTAGTTTAAGTCCGGAGCTTATAGACAAGCTCATGAATATTCAAGCTAATAGAAATCAGAATCGAAATTATTATGTAAACCAAGTTGAAGGGGTTGGCAATACAGAATTTAAAAATGAAAAAGCCTATCCAGACTCTATTTATCCATCAAAAGAGTTAAGGCTGTTAACACTTGCCCGTTATTGGAAAATTGTGGAATACTTTTATCCCTATAGATATAAGACCAACCAAAATTGGGATGCGGTATTGGTTGAAATGATTCCAAAGTTTGAAAGTGCAGCAGACACCACAGACTACCATCTTACAATTCTTGAACTGACAGCAAAAGTCAACGATAGCCATGCTAAATTCTCAACGAGAAACACCAACGAGTATTTTGGTTTCAAATGGGTGCCATTTAGCTTTAAGATAATTGGTGACAAAGCAGTAGTAACCGGGTTTTATAACGATAGCCTTTGCAGGAAAAACGATATCAGAATCGGAGATACATTTATGAAAATTGATGGTTTGCCAATTGCAACAATCGTTAAGAAAAACTCAAAATACGTTGGAGCCTCCAATGAATCGGTTAAGTTAAGGGATATGTATAATATTCTTTTCAATGGTAATTCAGAAACGGTTGAAACAGAATTTGACCGCAATGGTGTTGTTGGCAAAAAAAATATTGACAGAGTTGCTTACGATAAGCTTAATTATAAGTGGAACAGTAGTAATATTAAGGATACTGTAAAAATCCTGGAGGGAAATGTAGGATATATTAATTTAGGAAATCTTCAACGCAACCAGGTTGCCTCCACACTCGCAAAGGTAAAGAATACAAATGCAATCATATTTGATATAAGAAACTATCCAAATCAAACGATGTATCTATTGGCCGACTTTTTAAATGTAGATCGTAAAGCATTTGTTAAAACTAGCATACCTAATATAAACCACCCTGGGACATTCAATTTTTCAAAAGATTTGTATTGTGGGCAGAAAAATGCAAATTACTATTCGGGTAAGGTCGTACTTTTATGCAATGAGACGACACAAAGCCATGCGGAGTTTACCATGATGGCTTTGCAGACAGCGCCAAACGTTAGAATTGTGGGTAGTCAGACTTCAGGAGCAGATGGCAATACATCTTTGATTACTTTACCAGGCGGATTTAAAACCTGGATAACGGGTATTGGTATCTACTACCCTGACGGAAAGGAGACACAAAGAATAGGGATCGTTCCAGATGTAAAAGTAACTCCAACAATTTCAGGAATCCGACTTGCAAAAGATGAAGTTTTAGAAATGGCTATCCAAACTATTAATAAAACGTAA
- a CDS encoding xanthine dehydrogenase family protein molybdopterin-binding subunit — MKTINASGVGEAIDRVDGRLKVMGLAKYASEFPVENLVYAQGVNSTIAKGRITSIDTSEAKKQKGVLEVITHLNAQKLKAYDKVRPAYTLTTIAPILQSAEVNYYGQFIACVVAETFEQAQYACRLVKVTYEEDKPDIHLEKNKSKAYKPDEEADYLRGNIRSGMRDADVKVEETYTTPIEHQHPMELHAAIISWNNGKVKMYANQQILHEATIAVADTFMIPKENVQIIAPYIGGGFGSKLRINKHIILGTMASKMLGRPVKITVTRQQMFTNTGMRQFDEQVMKIGAKKDGALTALAHHTISHCAIDVQYYETCGNVSKMLYNTPNNEITHRLIPLNLQCPDSMRAPGEATGSFALECAMDEMAWKLNMDPIDFRIKNDTQIDLGAGKPFSSRLLKECLRIGADKFGWANRSKQPGAKQEGNWLIGYGVSAASRAAPYKKTSSKVILQQDNDRVRATIQMDATDLGTGSYTIIAQTASEYLNIPVAQVTVELGDSKFPLTPGSGGSWGAASYCNAARVACQNAITSLRNKRNIILDQEVSVAELLKLNKLNRFEAEGTAEPSEEFEKHSVFSFGANFAEVWVDKDTGVYRIKRMVNVGSAGKIVNPKTAYGQIIGGLTMGAGMVLAEQSKIEPNFGNFITRSLADYHVPVNLDMANIEVIFLPEEDKIANDMGIKGIGELGITSVAASIANAIFNATGKRMRNLPITPEKLVEAKVEKGVA, encoded by the coding sequence ATGAAGACAATAAATGCATCAGGTGTAGGAGAAGCGATTGACAGAGTTGACGGCCGCTTAAAAGTTATGGGATTGGCTAAGTATGCATCTGAATTTCCTGTTGAGAATTTAGTTTATGCCCAAGGCGTTAACAGTACAATTGCCAAAGGTAGAATAACTTCAATAGATACTTCTGAAGCGAAAAAACAAAAAGGTGTATTAGAAGTAATTACACATTTGAATGCACAGAAACTGAAGGCATACGATAAAGTTAGACCGGCTTATACTTTAACAACCATTGCACCGATACTGCAGAGTGCGGAAGTTAACTATTATGGTCAATTTATTGCCTGTGTGGTTGCTGAAACTTTCGAACAAGCTCAATATGCCTGCAGATTAGTAAAGGTAACTTACGAGGAAGACAAGCCGGATATACATTTAGAAAAAAACAAAAGTAAAGCTTATAAGCCAGATGAGGAGGCCGATTATCTACGAGGAAACATACGTTCCGGTATGCGTGATGCGGATGTTAAGGTTGAAGAAACCTACACTACTCCTATTGAGCATCAGCATCCTATGGAACTGCATGCCGCAATCATATCCTGGAACAATGGTAAAGTTAAAATGTATGCAAATCAACAAATTTTGCATGAAGCGACAATTGCTGTTGCTGATACTTTCATGATTCCAAAGGAAAATGTTCAGATTATTGCACCTTATATAGGTGGTGGCTTTGGTTCCAAATTGCGTATCAATAAACACATCATTTTAGGAACGATGGCATCTAAAATGCTAGGACGACCTGTTAAAATAACGGTTACCCGCCAACAAATGTTTACCAATACCGGAATGAGACAATTTGATGAGCAAGTAATGAAAATTGGCGCAAAAAAAGATGGAGCCTTAACTGCTTTAGCGCATCATACAATTTCTCATTGCGCCATCGATGTTCAATACTACGAAACCTGTGGTAACGTTTCGAAGATGCTTTACAACACACCAAATAATGAAATTACCCATAGATTAATTCCTTTAAATCTTCAATGCCCGGATTCTATGAGGGCACCAGGTGAAGCAACGGGAAGTTTTGCGTTGGAATGTGCAATGGACGAAATGGCTTGGAAGTTGAATATGGATCCAATTGATTTCAGGATTAAAAATGATACTCAAATAGATTTAGGAGCTGGAAAACCCTTTTCATCAAGATTATTAAAAGAGTGTTTACGAATCGGAGCTGATAAGTTTGGATGGGCAAATCGGAGCAAGCAACCGGGCGCTAAACAGGAAGGAAACTGGTTGATTGGTTACGGAGTAAGTGCGGCATCTCGGGCTGCTCCTTATAAAAAAACCTCTTCAAAAGTTATCTTACAGCAAGATAATGATAGGGTTCGTGCCACCATTCAAATGGATGCAACCGATTTAGGAACAGGTAGCTATACTATTATTGCACAAACGGCTTCAGAATATTTGAACATACCAGTAGCGCAAGTTACGGTTGAATTAGGGGATTCTAAATTTCCGCTCACGCCAGGTTCGGGTGGATCATGGGGAGCTGCTTCTTATTGTAATGCCGCACGTGTCGCTTGTCAGAACGCTATTACAAGTTTAAGAAACAAGAGAAATATTATCTTGGATCAAGAGGTATCAGTAGCAGAGCTTCTTAAACTTAACAAATTAAATAGGTTTGAAGCTGAGGGAACTGCAGAACCTTCAGAAGAATTTGAGAAACATTCTGTTTTTTCTTTCGGGGCAAATTTTGCCGAAGTCTGGGTAGATAAAGACACCGGCGTATACCGTATTAAGCGGATGGTGAATGTGGGTTCTGCAGGGAAAATAGTTAATCCTAAAACGGCTTATGGTCAGATTATTGGTGGATTAACCATGGGTGCAGGAATGGTGTTGGCAGAACAATCGAAGATTGAACCAAACTTTGGCAATTTTATCACGCGTTCGTTGGCTGATTATCACGTTCCTGTAAACTTAGATATGGCCAATATTGAAGTTATATTTTTGCCTGAAGAAGATAAAATTGCCAATGATATGGGAATCAAAGGTATTGGCGAGCTAGGAATTACCAGCGTTGCTGCATCTATAGCAAATGCAATCTTTAATGCAACAGGAAAACGCATGAGGAACTTACCAATTACTCCGGAAAAATTAGTGGAGGCAAAGGTTGAAAAAGGTGTGGCCTAG
- a CDS encoding proline iminopeptidase-family hydrolase — MIRYVMLWLSIFVFQQGYSQPLELERKRLNDSSYVNAIKADGVKMVGIRNQKYKVWTKRNGTGKIKVLLLHGGPGTSPEYFDNFPASLGKDYTIIFYSQLGTYFSDIPADSSLYDINSFVNDVEEVRKSQGLDQFYLLGHSWGSQLAQAYAAKFQKHIKGLILCNNINEKDEVIDDYQSLLYADILDSIPAFKKYADSLRFGFSGKFTDFNDPNALGNQIRKEAWPIMIKRHYARIPGSMPISLQRSKEHSIGGLMADLGFMKKINATDFDKYLVDITIPTLFIGAKYDFIPPYYYVKMRNRMTKNNKVEIYICPKGSHFAMWDDSDNFFNALNKFILKTEGNSIDGQVNPLFHDK; from the coding sequence ATGATAAGATACGTAATGCTATGGTTATCCATTTTTGTTTTTCAACAAGGTTACTCGCAACCATTAGAACTGGAGCGGAAGAGATTGAATGATTCCTCGTATGTCAACGCAATCAAGGCAGATGGGGTAAAGATGGTTGGCATTCGAAATCAAAAATATAAAGTATGGACGAAAAGAAATGGGACTGGAAAGATCAAAGTATTGCTCTTACATGGTGGTCCAGGTACATCGCCTGAATATTTTGACAACTTTCCTGCCTCATTAGGAAAAGACTATACAATCATATTTTATTCTCAATTGGGCACCTATTTTTCTGACATTCCGGCGGATAGCAGCTTGTATGACATAAATAGTTTTGTGAATGATGTGGAAGAGGTACGTAAATCACAAGGACTGGATCAGTTTTACCTTCTTGGGCACTCTTGGGGAAGCCAGCTTGCACAAGCCTATGCAGCTAAATTCCAAAAGCACATAAAAGGGCTTATATTATGTAATAATATAAATGAAAAGGATGAGGTTATTGACGACTATCAGTCTCTGCTCTATGCAGATATCCTTGATTCCATTCCAGCTTTTAAAAAATATGCTGATTCGTTAAGATTTGGCTTCAGCGGAAAATTTACTGATTTTAATGATCCAAATGCATTGGGTAACCAGATCAGGAAAGAAGCATGGCCTATAATGATCAAAAGACATTACGCAAGGATTCCTGGTTCTATGCCAATATCCCTACAACGCTCAAAAGAGCATTCCATTGGCGGTTTGATGGCTGACTTGGGATTCATGAAAAAGATAAATGCTACAGATTTTGATAAATATCTCGTTGACATAACAATTCCTACACTATTTATTGGAGCAAAATATGATTTTATCCCTCCTTATTATTATGTAAAAATGCGAAACAGGATGACCAAAAACAATAAGGTAGAGATTTACATATGTCCTAAAGGAAGTCATTTCGCTATGTGGGACGATTCAGATAATTTTTTCAACGCCTTAAATAAATTTATACTTAAAACCGAAGGAAATAGTATCGATGGTCAAGTGAATCCGTTGTTTCATGATAAATAA